In Humulus lupulus chromosome 7, drHumLupu1.1, whole genome shotgun sequence, the following are encoded in one genomic region:
- the LOC133791370 gene encoding zinc-finger homeodomain protein 1-like, with amino-acid sequence MTSVIIRYKECKRNHAISVGLHAVDGCREFMTPAAGAGGGGEQGGGDESAFLCAACGCHRNFHRKEIMKDGVVVHYGSSSTIVAPRLAAAPWPSSVVPMYVVVHQPAVVQPPPPADELSSYHHHQHHPHHLHHHGLLQHGSSGADWDNGEFEQKPNISIKTTNIKKEPF; translated from the coding sequence ATGACTAGTGTGATTATCAGATACAAAGAATGCAAGAGAAACCATGCCATTTCAGTAGGCCTCCACGCGGTGGACGGTTGCCGTGAGTTCATGACACCAGCAGCTGGCGCTGGCGGGGGCGGCGAGCAAGGAGGCGGCGATGAGAGTGCATTTCTGTGTGCAGCGTGCGGTTGCCACCGGAATTTTCACCGGAAGGAGATTATGAAGGACGGTGTAGTAGTCCATTATGGGAGTAGCAGTACTATTGTCGCTCCTAGGCTAGCTGCTGCTCCTTGGCCGAGTTCAGTAGTACCAATGTACGTGGTGGTTCATCAACCTGCAGTGGTGCAGCCGCCGCCACCAGCTGATGAGTTGTCGAGCTATCATCATCATCAACACCATCCACACCATCTTCATCATCATGGTCTGCTGCAGCATGGATCATCAGGAGCTGATTGGGATAATGGAGAATTCGAACAGAAGCCTAACATTTCAATCAAGACCACTAATATTAAGAAAGAACCCTTCTAG
- the LOC133791371 gene encoding uncharacterized protein LOC133791371: protein MADRVLTAKTVGLQWRDVSEHENGNEIYEDNEGSFHGFEYGNGSEVGVESEIEYLTIPPPRPTDFELEEEEYAQDIEGEKNVDIPIDPNTWWTSVTTLCTETLEVEDGIDSEEDLASLASDDDDPSVRKRGFKEYNPKTKWEDFKFTLGMQFGTVYLLRTAIKEYFIQNDREYKYLANESYRVRAICRAKGCPWVLYAHVLGDKTTFRVNTLVDSHLCPFVLNNRHVDSKWVSKHLLEQFRLNPNMEYQRFKELTQNTKFSMISKWTFYRTKEKAMEKLEGTVGEQYSILDDYCKQLVATNPGSTTILKTRMENDKRIFERVYICLKSCKDGFLKGCRPLMGLDGCFLKGYCKGMLLAAVGIDGNNSMFPIAYAVCEKENTDTWTWFCELLKEDLNVDNSIQFTFINDKQKGLENAVACVWEGSETRNCVRHLHNNFKKEFHGLLMKQLLWAAARATTPQEFKRKMQAIKDVNPHAYAWLAGKLPNQWTKSHFQETVKCDMLVNNLCEIFNATIMIARDKPIVTLLEKVRADANRFEVNQGGMSQIFAVDLVKMTCTCRRFELSGIPCAHALACIWSCNDDVMNFIHEYYKKERFVVAYGGVVGPMPSPENWPKTGLNLIQAPGENNLPGRPKKKRRWGTDEPPLGATKTKRTGQQTTCNNCKEVGHYKNSCKKPVVKKAPIAKKNGRPPSKNPSQETKKRRERRHKQQAREVGPSS, encoded by the exons ATGGCAG ATAGGGTCTTAACAGCTAAAACAGTGGGTTTGCAGTGGAGAGATGTCTCTGAACATGAAAATGGCAATGAGATATATGAGGATAACGAAGGGAGTTTTCATGGGTTTGAGTATGGTAATGGTAGTGAAGTTGGGGTTGAAAGTGAGATTGAATATTTAACTATCCCACCACCACGACCCACTGACTTtgaattagaagaagaagagtatGCTCAAGACATAGAAGGAGAGAAGAATGTTGATATTCCCATTGATCCCAACACATGGTGGACCTCTGTGACAACTTTGTGCACTGAAACATTAGAAGTGGAAGATGGTATTGACAGTGAAGAAGATCTAGCTAGCTTGGCAAGTGATGATGATGATCCAAGTGTTCGAAAAAGGGGGTTTAAAGAGTACAATCCAAAGACAAAATGGGAAGACTTCAAGTTCACACTAGGCATGCAATTTGGCACTGTTTATTTACTAAGAACAGCCATTAAGGAGTATTTCATTCAAAATGATAGAGAGTACAAGTATTTGGCCAATGAATCATATCGAGTGAGAGCTATATGTAGAGCTAAAGGCTGTCCATGGGTTTTATATGCTCATGTTCTTGGTGATAAGACAACATTTAGGGTGAACACACTAGTTGATTCCCACTTATGCCCTTTTGTATTAAACAATAGACACGTGGACTCCAAATGGGTATCAAAGCACTTATTGGAACAATTTAGACTGAATCCTAATATGGAGTACCAAAGATTTAAAGAACTAACTCAGAATACCAAGTTTTCTATGATATCTAAGTGGACTTTTTATAGAACAAAGGAAAAGGCAATGGAAAAATTGGAAGGGACTGTGGGAGAGCAATATTCCATTTTAGATGACTATTGCAAGCAGTTGGTGGCTACTAATCCAGGAAGCACAACCATATTGAAGACTAGGATGGAGAATGATAAAAGGATTTTTGAAAGAGTCTATATTTGCTTGAAGAGTTGCAAAGATGGATTTTTGAAGGGTTGTAGGCCTTTGATGGGATTAGATGGATGCTTCTTAAAAGGGTATTGTAAAGGCATGCTACTTGCTGCTGTTGGGATTGATGGAAACAATAGTATGTTCCCCATAGCATATGCAGTGTGTGAGAAGGAAAATACAGACACTTGGACTTGGTTTTGTGAGCTACTCAAAGAAGACTTGAATGTTGATAACTCGATCCAGTTCACATTTATAAATGATAAGCAAAAAGGCCTTGAAAATGCAGTTGCTTGTGTTTGGGAAGGATCTGAAACTAGAAACTGTGTAAGGCATCTTCACAACAATTTCAAAAAAGAGTTTCATGGATTGCTCATGAAGCAACTATTGTGGGCTGCTGCAAGGGCAACAACACCTCAAGAATTTAAGAGGAAGATGCAGGCAATTAAGGATGTCAATCCACATGCATATGCTTGGCTAGCTGGTAAGTTGCCTAATCAATGGACAAAATCTCATTTTCAAGAAACTGTAAAGTGTGACATGTTAGTCAACAACCTGTGTGAAATTTTCAATGCTACTATTATGATTGCTAGGGATAAACCTATTGTGACTTTGTTAGAGAAGGTTAG GGCTGATGCAAACAGATTTGAAGTTAATCAAGGTGGAATGAGCCAAATTTTTGCGGTAGATCTAGTTAAAATGACATGTACTTGTAGGAGGTTTGAGTTGTCAGGTATACCGTGTGCACATGCTCTAGCATGTATTTGGAGCTGCAACGATGATGTCATGAATTTTATCCACGAGTATTATAAGAAAGAACGGTTTGTGGTAGCATATGGTGGGGTTGTAGGGCCAATGCCAAGCCCAGAAAATTGGCCTAAAACTGGCCTTAACCTTATTCAAGCTCCTGGTGAAAACAATCTCCCTGGAAGACCTAAAAAAAAGAGAAGATGGGGTACCGATGAGCCTCCTCTGGGAGCAACAAAGACTAAGAGAACAGGCCAGCAAACAACATGCAACAACTGTAAGGAGGTGGGCCACTACAAGAACTCATGTAAAAAACCCGTTGTTAAGAAG GCTCCAAttgcaaagaaaaatggaagaccacccAGCAAGAATCCATCTCAAGAAActaaaaagagaagagaaagaagacaCAAACAACAAGCAAGGGAAGTTGGTCCAAGTTCTTAG